A window from Fibrobacter sp. UWT2 encodes these proteins:
- the pth gene encoding aminoacyl-tRNA hydrolase — protein MYIIVGLGNPGTQYSNTHHNAGFMAVEKLADPNKDWKSEHKALTMKVNIAGEECLLAKPQTYMNLSGEAVQALMTWYKVKVDHLLVFSDDINLDVGRIRCRKDGSHGGQNGLRNIIEHVGDKFPRIRFGVGKCPPKFDLSNWVLAKFSPEDRPIFEEAIAKVPALVECYFKLGIEKCMERYNGK, from the coding sequence CGGTCTCGGAAATCCTGGTACTCAGTACTCTAACACTCACCACAATGCGGGCTTCATGGCCGTCGAAAAGCTGGCCGACCCGAACAAGGACTGGAAAAGCGAACACAAGGCGCTCACCATGAAGGTGAACATTGCGGGTGAGGAATGCCTCTTGGCAAAGCCGCAGACTTATATGAATTTGTCTGGCGAAGCGGTGCAGGCTCTGATGACTTGGTACAAGGTGAAAGTGGACCACCTGCTTGTTTTCAGCGATGACATTAATTTGGATGTAGGCCGTATCCGTTGCCGCAAGGACGGCAGTCACGGTGGGCAGAATGGGCTCCGCAATATCATAGAACATGTGGGCGACAAGTTCCCGCGTATCCGTTTTGGTGTAGGCAAGTGCCCTCCGAAATTCGACCTCAGCAACTGGGTGTTGGCGAAGTTTTCGCCCGAAGATCGCCCCATATTCGAAGAGGCCATTGCTAAAGTCCCAGCCCTTGTAGAATGCTACTTCAAGCTCGGCATCGAAAAGTGCATGGAACGCTACAACGGCAAATAA